A window of Pyrobaculum aerophilum str. IM2 contains these coding sequences:
- a CDS encoding glycosyltransferase family 4 protein, which translates to MRVLIISRLLWTAGAQRIAINEYHWLKRLGYDTELVFLRRGNVTGYEELLEEVNYKVVRRGHGPLTPFFYTLTKIFAPDRGLESTVDLDLIFKIPKIAKKEGADYLICHDQFTGIGCYQAYRKYGIPYTIFIHEKVVNYRQPIFGKIINNIEKEILLNAKKVFAVTDKVAQTINEKHGIKAIPNYPGMDKISERHFSEKEDVLLAVSFWDLGRRPWDYLEVVKHLDYKLILAGNWRVKKAKEKVVESIKLMGLKDKVSLVEGISENQLRELYNKAKFVIRFGYGEFGPAISVIEAIQHTTPVIINDELGTAELVKRYNLGLVVHGIDVRSIKEFINKIDEKTYSQLQDNIKKVQNIYTWLNHVTKLIDTITFKQ; encoded by the coding sequence ATGAGAGTGTTAATAATATCTAGGCTTTTATGGACTGCTGGAGCCCAGCGTATCGCAATAAATGAATATCACTGGCTAAAGAGACTTGGTTACGATACAGAATTAGTATTCCTTAGGCGCGGCAACGTAACTGGATACGAGGAACTCTTAGAGGAAGTCAACTATAAAGTGGTTAGAAGAGGCCACGGCCCTCTTACGCCGTTTTTCTACACGTTAACCAAAATATTTGCCCCTGATAGGGGTCTGGAGAGTACAGTTGATCTCGATCTCATTTTTAAAATTCCCAAAATAGCCAAAAAAGAAGGCGCCGATTACCTAATATGTCATGATCAATTTACAGGTATTGGCTGTTATCAAGCTTATAGAAAATATGGTATTCCTTACACTATTTTTATTCATGAAAAAGTTGTAAATTATAGACAGCCAATATTTGGAAAGATAATAAACAATATTGAAAAAGAGATTCTCCTTAATGCAAAAAAAGTGTTTGCAGTAACAGATAAGGTAGCGCAAACGATAAATGAAAAACACGGAATAAAAGCAATTCCAAACTATCCAGGAATGGACAAAATATCAGAGCGACATTTCTCAGAAAAAGAAGACGTCCTCCTAGCCGTTTCGTTTTGGGACTTAGGAAGAAGACCTTGGGATTACCTTGAAGTTGTAAAACATCTTGATTATAAATTAATATTAGCAGGTAATTGGAGAGTAAAGAAGGCAAAGGAAAAAGTCGTAGAGAGTATTAAATTAATGGGACTCAAGGATAAAGTAAGTTTAGTTGAGGGAATTTCGGAAAATCAATTAAGAGAATTATATAATAAGGCGAAATTTGTAATAAGGTTTGGATATGGCGAATTTGGACCAGCAATTAGTGTGATTGAAGCGATTCAACACACCACACCTGTTATAATCAACGATGAATTAGGAACTGCGGAGCTAGTTAAAAGGTACAACTTAGGTTTAGTCGTCCACGGAATAGATGTAAGATCTATTAAAGAATTTATTAATAAAATTGATGAAAAAACATATTCTCAATTACAGGATAACATAAAAAAAGTTCAGAATATATATACATGGTTAAATCACGTCACTAAGTTAATAGACACAATTACTTTCAAACAATGA
- a CDS encoding glycosyltransferase family 4 protein, whose protein sequence is MRVLWINHRCPKHPQAGGAEEYVFQISRRLVKMGHEVTLLAEKPSSLPEHEVIDGVEIVRKGGFLTLHLWAPLYVAKHSREYDVIIDNVAHVFPFYSSKFTFKPTIAVVHHVNGKAINRVMPQPLHFLGIAAEKSLPHMYRSFIAVSRSTEEDLINLGVNPDRISVVYNGVDHEVYKPGEKSERPLVLWLNRFVKYKNPDHAVRAFSIVKKKIPEALFVMAGDGPERPRAERLAKQLGVEVEFVGKISVRRKVELLQRAWVCVYTSEIEGWGLVALEAAASGTPCVGYAVGGLRESIIDGVTGFLARPGDIGDLANKIVRILNNAELLKRLTENAFRYAQNFDWNNSAERFLEVINSVTQ, encoded by the coding sequence ATGAGAGTCTTGTGGATAAACCATAGATGTCCCAAGCACCCCCAAGCGGGCGGCGCCGAGGAATACGTCTTTCAGATCTCCAGGAGGCTTGTTAAAATGGGGCACGAGGTGACGCTTCTCGCCGAAAAGCCCTCAAGCCTGCCAGAGCACGAGGTAATTGACGGCGTCGAGATCGTCAGGAAAGGCGGGTTTTTAACCCTCCATCTTTGGGCGCCCCTATACGTCGCTAAACACTCTAGGGAATACGACGTGATTATAGACAATGTAGCCCACGTTTTCCCATTCTACAGCTCCAAATTCACCTTTAAGCCGACGATAGCCGTCGTCCACCACGTAAATGGGAAGGCAATCAACAGGGTGATGCCCCAACCTCTGCACTTTCTAGGCATAGCCGCCGAGAAAAGCCTGCCCCACATGTACAGGAGCTTTATAGCCGTTTCACGTTCTACAGAGGAGGACCTCATTAACCTCGGCGTTAATCCCGACAGAATCTCTGTCGTGTATAATGGAGTCGATCACGAGGTATACAAACCCGGCGAGAAGTCCGAAAGACCCCTCGTGCTGTGGCTCAACAGGTTTGTGAAGTACAAAAACCCAGACCACGCCGTAAGGGCTTTCTCTATTGTAAAGAAAAAGATTCCCGAGGCTCTCTTCGTGATGGCCGGAGACGGGCCTGAAAGGCCAAGGGCCGAGAGGCTGGCTAAACAGCTCGGCGTAGAGGTCGAATTCGTTGGGAAGATCTCTGTCAGAAGGAAGGTCGAGCTCTTGCAGAGAGCTTGGGTATGCGTATACACGTCGGAGATCGAGGGGTGGGGATTAGTGGCATTAGAGGCAGCCGCATCCGGAACCCCTTGCGTAGGCTACGCCGTGGGAGGGCTAAGGGAGTCTATAATAGACGGCGTCACGGGGTTCCTAGCAAGGCCGGGGGATATCGGCGACCTTGCCAATAAGATAGTGAGGATTCTCAATAACGCCGAGTTGCTTAAACGGCTGACTGAAAACGCATTTAGATATGCCCAGAACTTCGACTGGAATAACTCCGCTGAGAGATTTCTAGAAGTTATTAATAGCGTAACTCAGTGA
- a CDS encoding FkbM family methyltransferase: MLFTYGSLRIEIPDKYKFVYYATFIAGEWDFLKVNNNDRVLDASAFIGDFTVKVAKKAKEVVAVEPLPWAFEILKTNVELNQLKNVILVNKAIYDIEGITVKISDEGTASKISGEGVEVNTVTVDSLGKFEVVKMDIEGAENRAFTGDWINYVREIAVELHGKENIELIPNILRAKGFRVRFMKKFDLAKNTLKNILTHPLSFIKAEIRTQVMLNYLLGRYYVPALTSNEIKIVYAKRG, translated from the coding sequence ATGCTTTTTACTTATGGTAGCCTAAGGATTGAAATTCCGGACAAATATAAATTCGTATATTATGCTACATTCATAGCGGGGGAGTGGGACTTCCTGAAAGTTAATAATAATGATAGAGTTCTCGACGCTAGCGCTTTTATCGGAGATTTTACAGTAAAAGTTGCAAAGAAAGCTAAAGAAGTTGTTGCTGTAGAACCCCTCCCGTGGGCCTTCGAAATTCTTAAAACGAATGTTGAGCTCAACCAATTGAAAAATGTTATACTAGTCAACAAGGCTATTTACGACATAGAGGGAATAACCGTCAAGATCAGCGATGAAGGCACTGCCTCTAAAATAAGTGGAGAGGGCGTAGAAGTCAATACTGTCACTGTTGACTCTCTTGGGAAGTTTGAAGTGGTTAAGATGGATATAGAGGGGGCAGAAAACAGGGCCTTTACGGGCGACTGGATAAACTATGTAAGGGAAATAGCCGTGGAACTACATGGAAAAGAGAATATAGAACTGATTCCAAATATTCTAAGAGCCAAGGGTTTTCGCGTTCGTTTCATGAAAAAATTTGATTTGGCAAAAAATACACTGAAAAATATCCTTACACATCCTTTATCATTCATTAAGGCCGAGATAAGGACACAAGTTATGCTTAATTATCTCTTGGGGAGATATTATGTTCCAGCTCTTACCAGTAATGAGATAAAGATCGTTTATGCGAAGCGTGGATAA
- a CDS encoding glycosyltransferase family 2 protein, whose product MSKPLVTIIVPTFNSEKTLQLCLESIRKQTYKNIEVIVVDNYSTDSTVSVAKKYDAKVIQVRGERARAKNIGLRHASGKYVLFIDSDMELTPRVVEECVRTAESNPKIAGIIIPEVTIGSNYWSLVRNFERSFYVGTPIESPRFFRTDLALKAGGFDEDIVFYEEATLPLKLERLGYNVRARVKSYILHHEENLNISKLLRKRIYYAKTAKKYITRYRSIDKAYITIQISPFYRFKLFFSDKRFWQRPDLALGVITLKILEYIISLASYLATK is encoded by the coding sequence GTGAGCAAGCCTTTAGTAACAATAATAGTACCAACATTTAACTCGGAAAAAACACTACAATTATGCTTGGAATCCATACGGAAGCAAACTTATAAGAACATAGAAGTTATCGTAGTTGACAACTACAGCACTGACAGCACTGTTAGCGTTGCAAAAAAGTATGACGCTAAGGTTATACAGGTACGCGGCGAGAGGGCCAGGGCAAAGAACATAGGCTTGAGACATGCATCTGGGAAATACGTTCTTTTCATTGACTCCGACATGGAACTCACGCCCAGGGTTGTAGAGGAATGTGTCAGAACGGCGGAATCTAACCCTAAAATAGCAGGTATTATAATTCCAGAGGTGACAATAGGCAGTAATTATTGGTCACTGGTAAGAAATTTTGAGAGGAGCTTTTATGTAGGTACGCCAATAGAGTCTCCAAGGTTCTTCAGAACAGACCTAGCATTAAAAGCAGGAGGTTTTGACGAAGATATAGTGTTTTACGAAGAGGCCACACTGCCCTTAAAACTAGAAAGATTAGGTTACAATGTAAGAGCAAGAGTAAAATCATATATTCTACATCATGAGGAAAATCTAAATATCAGTAAGTTATTAAGAAAAAGAATTTACTATGCAAAAACAGCAAAGAAATATATTACAAGATATCGAAGTATCGACAAAGCATATATTACGATACAGATAAGTCCTTTCTACAGGTTTAAACTCTTCTTCAGCGATAAGAGGTTCTGGCAAAGGCCAGATTTAGCGCTGGGAGTTATCACGCTAAAGATTTTGGAGTATATTATCTCACTAGCAAGCTATCTGGCCACAAAGTAA